A window of the Branchiostoma floridae strain S238N-H82 chromosome 12, Bfl_VNyyK, whole genome shotgun sequence genome harbors these coding sequences:
- the LOC118427343 gene encoding uncharacterized protein LOC118427343 yields the protein MEGTKYSDLAQRLSQLIDDKLSLPSTSRSLATQPISTVFSPLSSQPGTMSQARIDQSRSLFSSLATQSYFPTIDAASSSSEGLDVSDIGNPNFPQYSVKPLSLHESSFAPLQAKLEDSVEVKTSKGGMTNDGSQAAKGFQSEDSSSASSPMGSEQGGPLLTQRSLNSFSSGSDDFQPLRPALDPTLDSLHDHVQVEKPPLQQFTSPGSFMPLKPSSDATLDSSHLSDFSSIRGSPVKGQRFPGLTSWGKGMGQGSNVMTSSPLKTIRTPGLQTSGVVSSQQLRDDVQAMRERHRREREILLEGALSHLEREDFGPSLPKEERGILEESDLTLVESTLIEGPIGDEKDDTLREEGQKREYSGSTLVEGQIGEMDTLQEEIEHSDDQSPSLMSFEQHEFSVSLESSQNSDEKAEARGTTHTGQEKTDPSSDPVGTSQQKAGTTTDDTMDSLKRALSAWKDSRRF from the exons ATGGAGGGTACCAAGTACAGCGATCTGGCTCAACGGCTGTCTCAACTCATCGACGACAAGTTGTCGTTGCCATCAACTTCTCGTTCATTAGCCACACAACCAATCAGTACTGTGTTTTCCCCTCTATCGAGCCAACCAGGGACCATGTCGCAGGCCAGAATCGACCAATCAAGAAGCCTGTTCTCCTCACTAGCAACGCAGAGTTACTTCCCGACGATAGACGCTGCCTCGTCGTCTAGTGAGGGGTTGGACGTTTCAGATATCGGAAACCCAAACTTTCCCCAGTACTCTGTCAAACCACTGTCCTTACACGAGTCCAGCTTTGCCCCTCTTCAGGCAAAGCTAGAAGATAGTGTCGAGGTTAAAACATCCAAGGGAGGCATGACTAATGATGGTAGCCAGGCGGCGAAAGGGTTTCAGTCTGAGGATTCTTCTAGTGCTTCGTCTCCTATGGGGAGTGAACAGGGAGGCCCACTTCTCACACAGAGAAGTCTAAACTCTTTCAGCTCTGGCTCTGATGACTTCCAACCCCTGAGACCTGCACTCGACCCCACCTTAGATTCTCTTCATGACCATGTGCAAGTTGAAAAGCCACCGCTACAACAGTTTACGTCTCCTGGTAGCTTCATGCCTCTTAAACCATCCAGTGATGCCACCCTGGATTCATCCCATCTGAGCGACTTTTCCTCCATCAGAGGGTCACCTGTCAAAGGGCAAAGGTTTCCGGGCTTGACCTCTTGGGGAAAGGGTATGGGTCAAGGGTCGAATGTCATGACCTCTTCACCCCTGAAGACCATACGGACACCAGGTTTGCAGACGAGTGGAGTTGTTTCCTCGCAGCAGCTACGCGATGACGTTCAAGCGATGAGAGAGCGTCATCGCAGGGAGAGGGAGATACTGCTAGAGGGCGCTCTTTCACACTTGGAGAGAGAAGACTTTGGGCCTTCTCTGCCAAAG GAGGAGAGAGGCATACTGGAAGAGTCTGATCTCACCCTGGTGGAGTCCACCCTGATAGAAGGGCCAATCGGTGATGAAAAAGACGACACACTGCGTGAGGAGGGACAGAAAAGGGAGTACAGTGGGTCGACTTTAGTAGAGGGTCAGATAGGAGAGATGGACACCCTACAAGAAGAAATAGAACACAGCGATGACCAGAGTCCATCCCTGATGTCGTTTGAGCAGCATGAGTTTTCTGTGAGTTTGGAGTCCAGTCAGAACAGTGACGAAAAAGCAGAGGCAAGAGGAACAACTCATACAG gacaagaaaaaacagaccCCAGTTCTGATCCTGTTGGGACTTCTCAGCAGAAAGCTGGGACCACCACAGATGACACCATGGACTCCCTCAAAAGGGCTTTATCTGCCTGGAAAGACAGTCGGAGATTCTGA
- the LOC118427165 gene encoding centrosomal protein of 63 kDa-like — protein sequence MNLNQWPFVKATVVFSVSNFFVLFPQDLREAEVKLTELQGSYSASVAKLEEENLRLREDVSGLRDQLELSEQTNQEKYSAALRQTQRAITDLRSKEDRRVRSIQEESDRKLQALQDKLDSTIGRYEQELDGGRRRRGGSQSDSVVSFRGTDGAHTGSPMEHIWATPMRKDSQGRESPYISGMESPVPSRPESRASVTARFLAEEEKHGLELERKLDSHITEFKDAADKTIKKYSAR from the exons tgttcttttccctCAGGACTTGAGAGAGGCAGAGGTGAAGCTCACAGAGTTACAGGGAAGCTATTCTGCCTCAGTTGCAAAACTTGAG GAGGAGAATCTCCGTCTGCGTGAGGATGTGTCCGGCCTGCGAGACCAGCTGGAGCTGAGTGAACAGACCAACCAGGAGAAGTACAGTGCTGCGCTCCGACAGACACAGCGCGCCATCACGGACCTCAGGAGTAAGGAGGACAG AAGAGTCCGTAGCATACAGGAGGAGAGTGACAGAAAGCTGCAGGCCCTGCAGGATAAACTAGACTCCACAATAGGCCGATACGAACAGGAGCTGGATGgtgggaggaggaggaggggaggGTCACAGTCAGACTCTGTCGTCAGCTTCAGAG GCACTGATGGTGCTCACACAGGCAGCCCCATGGAGCACATCTGGGCCACTCCAATGCGTAAGGACAGTCAGGGACGAGAATCGCCTTATATATCAGGGATGGAG AGCCCTGTTCCGTCCAGACCCGAGTCCAGAGCTTCCGTCACAGCTCGATTCCTCGCAGAAGAGGAAAAACACGGATTAGAGCTGGAGAGAAAACTGGACTCACATATAACAGAGTTTAAAGACGCTGCAGATAAAACCATCAAGAAATACTCAGCCAGATAA
- the LOC118427166 gene encoding centrosomal protein of 295 kDa-like → MHQSKVKRKVAGRLLRLSPNEEARLIQEEKERRRKLRLQQVRQQEKAFASQVRKDVKDRKEQQISKIAAELKEEWHHEQQEKQRSLQTLYDSSVKKVGEAHQEAKENVPDYDLRFAMAVEDQRKADERHVKAVRALRVLREHQEQKEKAHIVSRKAALDEEKERAAHMASLPPPKPDPLQDIDLKQLGRPVRFTDADALSTTHFHMPTGYAEKAEEQEQGDAKTAAVEEFERLQDLEDQEQRVKHEQTEKARLRHKHALHRVKLDKDHEQLLHDLSDLQRQDRQHRRQVIANMPANLFRPPHQRLELKEEGQQDMEQAFEDMYMAQTGYVGDVSLALDPHPPPATPTGGDPSLDLSVEPGEETPQEVRVARAAQSLREKGPKSPGRDSKPVRREENLKRLLDKIKNQRDEWVTRASQDAPEPDSASTVVPFPVVREMDREGPLLVEEKTRPKEPKDVIEEGSITDTVSSSQEVTPKREDSPAEGDSQPDREGVEVTAEVVQAGTAGAGGASTSQDTTGDTIVAGSTALLHPREEAKRIRAEAAKRQEMMADLEHQKQEQLNLMQQLEQQRRQLLEQLEQERAAHEQRQQFLERNLLQRQENEKTTLIGQREDARPFAIGQVPISKEAAIGHPTTVSVDETKPTVGQQPVVPDERRSVIGPQPPPIDDQLITIRRHQKKLLEQYHARQQAVKKVQEKLEQHSQRQPGRTAQVPAVTDRDIVVPKLQPWTSSMGVPQSRLHKEPTEVAQASAIRQPHDQLVDSGARNEGRTPLQPGLPTVPSNTGVPGSFLTDQKARELEDIQRRKEELIRQQEMVRRQKEEMLAHQRKQEEEMRVRQLWLEQQMSEQQRHLEEQQQLYILQQLAEASTSVDEEDSNTVPKEGYEREDFLEAEGPSTEEPMGEPIRKAALPPKPPPAWSRQVHYFRDGPTHELSTIQEVDTPGSERMARSMALAQELDDTMRSAHQDDLGSMSLDLDGSMTQSQRRTWHDLLLSPPEATQPRSAVTMATDNVSPPTAPPISSTRGALATASRIETAVPATTLRPALSSAVPSSTRL, encoded by the exons ATGCACCAGTCCAAGGTGAAACGTAAGGTAGCCGGGCGGCTGCTGAGGCTCAGTCCAAACGAGGAGGCCAGGCTTATACAGGAGGAGAAGGAAAGGAGGAGGAAACTTAGGTTACAACAG GTTAGACAACAGGAGAAGGCGTTTGCCAGTCAGGTGAGGAAAGATGTGAAGGataggaaggaacaacagatcAGCAAGATAGCAGCAGAACTGAAG GAAGAGTGGCATCATGAACAGCAGGAGAAACAGAGGTCCCTACAGACCCTGTATGACAGCAGTGTCAAGAAAGTAGGGGAAGCACACCAGGAGGCCAAAGAAAAT GTGCCAGACTATGACCTGAGGTTTGCCATGGCTGTGGAAGATCAGAGGAAGGCAGATGAGAGACATGTTAAAGCTGTGAGGGCCTTACGGGTTCTTAGAGAACACCAGGAGCAAAAGGAGAAGGCTCACATTGTCTCAAG AAAAGCAGCACTTGATGAGGAGAAAGAAAGAGCAGCTCACATGGCAAGCCTTCCACCTCCAAAACCCGACCCCCTACAG GACATAGACCTGAAGCAGCTTGGCCGTCCAGTGAGGTTCACAGATGCCGACGCCCTGTCCACAACACACTTCCACATGCCTACTGGGTATGCTGAGAAAGCTGAAGAACAAGAACAG GGTGATGCTAAAACAGCTGCAGTGGAGGAGTTTGAGAGACTACAGGATCTGGAAGACCAGGAGCAAAGAGTAAAACATGAACAGACTGAGAAGGCTCGGCTCAGACACAAACATGCTCTCCATCGTGTGAAACTAGACAAG GATCATGAACAGCTGCTGCATGACCTGAGTGACCTTCAGCGCCAGGACCGCCAGCATCGACGTCAGGTCATCGCCAACATGCCG GCTAACTTGTTCCGGCCCCCCCACCAGCGGCTAGAGTTGAAGGAAGAAGGACAGCAGGACATGGAGCAGGCATTTGAGGACATGTACATGGCACAGACTG GTTATGTTGGGGACGTGAGTCTAGCCCTCGATCCCCACCCCCCTCCTGCCACCCCCACGGGAGGGGACCCCTCGCTGGACCTGTCGGTGGAGCCAGGGGAGGAGACCCCCCAGGAGGTCCGTGTGGCGAGAGCTGCCCAGTCTCTGAGAGAGAAGGGTCCGAAAAGTCCTGGGAGAGACTCCAAACCTGTACGGagagaag AAAACCTGAAGCGGTTACTGGACAAGATCAAGAACCAGAGAGACGAATGGGTGACCAGAGCTTCCCAGGATGCTCCAGAACCCGACTCTGCCAGTACTGTGGTTCCTTTTCCTGTTGTACGAGAAATGGACAGGGAGGGTCCATTGTTGGTTGAGGAGAAGACTCGGCCAAAGGAGCCTAAGGATGTCATTGAAGAGGGTAGCATTACAGACACAG TGTCTTCTTCAcaagaagtgaccccaaagAGGGAGGACAGCCCAGCTGAAGGGGATTCCCAGCCTGACAGAGAAGGGGTAGAGGTTACAGCTGAAGTGGTCCAGGCTGGTACTGCAGGTGCAGGGGGCGCTTCTACCTCCCAGGACACAACAGGAGACACCATTGTTGCAGGAAGCACAGCCTTGCTGCACCCCAGGGAGGAGGCAAAGAGGATCAGAGCAGAGGCTGCCAAAAGGCAGGAG ATGATGGCTGACCTTGAGCATCAGAAACAGGAACAGCTGAACCTCATGCAGCAgctggaacagcagagaagacAGCTCCTGGAACAGCTGGAACAGGAACGTGCTGCCCATGAACAGCGCCAGCAATTCCTGGAGCGCAACCTTCTCCAGCGTCAGGAGAATGAAAAAACtaccctgattggtcagagagaaGATGCAAGACCTTTTGCTATTGGTCAGGTTCCCATTAGTAAAGAAGCTGCCATTGGTCATCCTACTACAGTTAGTGTAGATGAAACGAAGCCCACAGTTGGTCAACAGCCTGTTGTCCCAGATGAAAGGCGATCTGTGATTGGTCCACAGCCTCCACCAATAGATGATCAGCTCATCACCATTCGGCGTCATCAGAAGAAGCTGTTGGAACAGTACCATGCCAGACAGCAGGCTGTGAAGAAGGTACAGGAGAAACTGGAACAGCACAGTCAGAGACAGCCGGGAAGGACAGCTCAGGTACCTGCTGTTACTGACAGGGACATTGTTGTGCCAAAACTACAACCTTGGACAAGTTCTATGGGAGTTCCACAGAGCAGGTTACACAAGGAGCCAACCGAGGTAGCTCAAGCCTCAGCCATAAGACAACCTCATGATCAG TTGGTTGATTCAGGAGCCAGGAATGAAGGGAGGACACCACTGCAGCCAGGGTTGCCAACAGTGCCATCAAATACAGGAGTGCCAGGCTCCTTTTTAACTGATCAGAAGGCTCGTGAACTTGAGGACATCCAGAGAAGGAAGGAAGAGTTGATCAGACAACAGGAGATGGTTAGAAGACAGAAGGAA GAAATGCTGGCGCATCAGAGAAAACAGGAGGAAGAGATGAGAGTGAGACAGCTCTGGCTTGAACAGCAGATGTCGGAACAGCAAAGGCATCTGGAGGAACAGCAACAGCTCTACATATTACAACAG CTTGCTGAAGCTTCCACATCTGTTGATGAAGAGGACAGCAATACTGTGCCAAAAGAGGGGTATGAGAGAGAAGACTTCCTGGAAGCAGAAGGTCCCAGTACAGAGGAACCCATGGGCGAACCCATCCGTAAAGCTGCTCTTCCACCCAAACCACCACCAGCATGGTCACGACAG GTACATTACTTCCGAGATGGCCCTACACACGAGCTGAGTACCATACAGGAGGTGGATACTCCTGGGAGTGAAAGGATGGCCAGAAGTATGGCTCTGGCTCAGGAACTGGATGATACAATGAG ATCTGCCCATCAGGATGACCTTGGATCCATGAGCCTTGACCTTGATGGGTCCATGACCCAGAGCCAGAGGAGGACGTGGCACGACCTGCTCCTGTCTCCTCCCGAGGCCACCCAGCCACGCAgcgctgttaccatggcaacggacaACGTTTCCCCGCCAACCGCTCCACCCATCTCCTCCACCCGTGGTGCTTTGGCAACAGCAAGCAGAATTGAGACAGCTGTACCAGCAACAACTTTGCGACCAGCACTGTCAAGTGCTGTCCCTTCATCAACA CGACTGTAA